A window of Maioricimonas rarisocia genomic DNA:
AATGAAACTCTGAGATGGACGACAACTGACGGGATCCCCCACGCGCGGGCGCTTCGGATGGGGGCCGGCTTGTAGTGAAATGACCGGATGTGGACAAGGGGAGTTTTTCAGGCCGTCTGTAAGCCGCCTCACCCCATGAGGGACTGCCTCTCGGGGGCCAAGCCTGTCTCTGTACGGGGAACGCACGCGGCAACACTTGACCGTCCGCCATGGCATTGGGACGCTCATGGCCGGATCATGCCCCCAACGCACGGATGTTCAGCCGGAGAATGTGCTCATGTCGGATCTGCTCGAGCGGTTTCTGCGATACGTGAGGATCGACACCCAGTCGGACGACGAGAGCCCGACCGCTCCCAGCACGGCGAAGCAGCTCGAACTGAGCCGATTGCTCGCCGACGAGTGCCGGCAGCTCGGCCTCGAGGACGTCTCGTGCAGCGAGCATGGGATCGTGATGGCGACCGTCCCGGCCACCGTCGAACACGAGGCGCCGACGATCGTCTGGAACGCTCACGTCGACACGTCGCCGGAGTTCAGCGGCACGGGCGTGAGTCCAGTCGTGCATGAGAACTACGACGGCAGCGACATCGTCCTGCCTGGCGACCCGTCGCGTGTCGTGCGTGTCGACGAGAATCCGGAACTCCGCGATCTCGTCGGCGGGACGATCGTCACCACTGACGGCACAACCCTGCTGGGGGCGGATGACAAGTCCGGCATTGCTGTCATCATGACTGCCGCGGCTCGCCTGATGCAGCAGCCAGACGTCGCACACGGACCGATCCGTATCTGTTTTACCGTCGACGAGGAGATCGGTCGGGGCATCGATCACCTGGACTTCGAGAAGCTCGGCGGCGTGTGCGGCTATACGCTCGATTCCGGGGGCGTCGGCACGATTGACTGCGAAACGTTCTCGGCCGATCTGGCGACTGTCACCGTCCGCGGCATCAACACGCACCCGTCGGAAGGCAAAGGCGTGATGGTCAACGCCGTCCGGATCCTTTCCCGGTTTCTGGACCGGTTGCCGATGGACACCTGTTCGCCGGAAACGACCGACGGCCGCGAAGGCTTCATGCATCCGTACCAGATCGAAGGGGGCGTCGCCGAGTCCCGGGCAAAGATCATCCTCCGTGACTTCGACACGCCGAAGCTGGCGGAGTATGCCGACCGGTTGCGGGCGATCGCCGGGGAACTGTCGACCGAATTCCCGCAGGCGGAGATCGACGTCGACATTCGCAAACAGTACCGGAATATGGGGGACGGCCTGAAACGCGAACCGCGGGCGGTGGCCATGGCGATCGAGGCGACCCGTGCGGCCGGCATCGAGCCGAAACTGGACATCATCCGCGGTGGCACGGATGGGGCGCTGATGACCGAAGCGGGGCTGCCGACGCCCAATCTCTCTTCGGGACAGCACAATCCCCACTCCCCTCTGGAGTGGACGAGCGTCGAGGAGATGGCCAAAGCGGTCGACGTTCTCGTGCAGCTGGCCGTCGCCTGGGGAACGGAACACGCCTAGAATGGGGATCGAGGCCCGAACGGACGCCTGTCGTATTGTGTCCGGATGAGTCGTTCTCCCTGCCCGACCGCAAACCCCCGCTGATTGCATGCCTGATTCCGTCCTTCCGCAGCATCGCTGGCATCCCCGACAGTTCGAGCAGAACCGGTTCGTCTATCCGGTTCTCTCGCGCCGCAGTCGCGGAATCTCGATCGGGGTGAATCTCAACCCTGACAAGATCTGCAACTTCGACTGCATCTACTGTCAGGTGGATCGCCGGAGCGAGGCGGAGACGCGGTTCGTCGAGACCGAGCAGCTGTTCGGCGAACTGGACGCGATGTTCGACTACTGCGCGAGCGGCGAGATCTTCAAGGATCCCCGGTTCGCGTCGGTTCCGCCAGAGCTGCAGCGGGTCAACGACATCGCGTTCTCGGGAGACGGCGAGCCGACGACATACCGCAACTTCGACACGCTCATCGGGCAGGTGGCCGAGCGAAAGCGGGCCCACGGGCTTGATGCCGTGAAGATGGTGCTGATCACCAACGCCAGCATGTTCCACCGTCCTGTCGTGCAGCGGGGTCTGGAGATCCTGGACGAGAACAACGGCGAGATCTGGGCCAAGCTGGAAGCAGGAACCGCGGAGTACTTCCAGCTCGTCGACCGGACGCGGATTCCGTTTCAGCAGATTCTGGACAACATCACCGCCGCGGCGCAGAAACGGCCGCTGGTGATTCAAAGCCTGTTCATGCGGGTGAACGGCGAGCCGCCGTCACAGGAAGAGTTCGACGCGTTTCTGGATCGTCTCTCGGAGATCCAGACGGCCGGCGGTCAGCTCCGGCTGGTGCAGGTCTACACCGTGGCCCGCACGCCGGCTGAAAGCTTTGTGCAGCCACTGACGAATTCCGAAGTCGACGCGATGGCCGCGGCCGTCACGGAGCGGACCGGCATCCCGGCCGAACGGTACTACGGCGCAAGCTGAACGGCCCTGCTGACCGCCGACTAGATACCGTCAGTGGGAGGCTTGCCGCGTGCCACGGCTCTGCGAGCCGTGCGCGTGGATTCGGGGGCTTTGCTCGCGCCGACCCCGGTCAAGGCGTCGCGGGAAATCGCCGGGCGAACAGGCAGCATCAGGGCCATGTTCGCTGATGCTGGGACCAGTCCCCAGCCTACGACGATCGGTGACCTGCCGGGTGCCACAGCTCTGTGAGCCGTGCGCGTTGAGGGGCAGGCATCCACGTGTGCCCAGGTGGGGCAGGCATTCCTGCCTGCCCGTGCACTCGCTTGCGCTTCGTGCTGGTATGAGGCGTAGGAGCAGACCTGCAGTGTGGCGACACGCCGGGTGCCAGGTGCCTCGGCTCTGCGAGCCGTGCGCGCTGAGGGGCAGGCGTCGACGTGTGCCCAGGTGGGGCAGGCATTCCTGCCTGCCCGTGCGCTCGCTGGCGCCTGGTGCTGGAATGAGCCGTCGGAGCAGGCCTGCAGAATGGCGACACGCGATTTCCGCACGTGCTACCCGGCACGCTCGCCCGTTCGAGACGAGCATGCCGTTGCTGGCAGCAATCGTGGGAAGATCATCGGCGGCCCATGGGGCGCGGCCGGGAATCAAAGGCTCAGGAAGCCCTTCTGGTTGAGGTGGGCGACGACTTCGTCGGCCAGCTCATCGATTCCCTTGCCGTCCGAATCGAGGATCAGCTCGGCGTTTTCCGGCTCTTCGTAGGGATCGTCGATGCCGGTGAAGCCCTTGATCTCGCCGGCGCGGGCCTTCTTGTACAGACCCTTGGGATCACGGTCTTCGCAGGTTTCGAGCGAAGCCTTGACGTAGATCTCGACGAATTCGCCTTCGGGCAGCAGCGCCCGGACGTTGTCGCGATCGACGCGGTACGGCGAAATAAAGGCCGTCAGCGTGATGACGCCGCAGTCCGCGAACAGCTTGGCGACTTCGCCGATCCGGCGGATGTTTTCGGCCCGATCCTCGGCGGAGAAGCCGAGATTCTTGTTCAGGCCGTGCCGGATGTTGTCGCCATCGAGCAGGTACGTGTGTTTGCCCAGGGCGTGCAGCTTGTGATCGACGGTGTTGGCGATGGTGCTTTTGCCCGCACCGCTCAGACCGGTGAACCAGAGGACACATCCCTTGTGTCCCTTCAGACGCTTGCGTTCTTCGCTGGTGACCGAGTGGTCGTGCCAGTGAACGTTTGTGGCAACTTGTTCCGCCATAGCCTTGTGAACTCCCACGGTTTGCGTAAACTTCTGCTTCTCAAAGAACGGGTTGGGGCCCGCAAATCCTAGAGAAAGCCCGAATCCGATGGAAGCCTCTTCGAGTCGAACCGGTTGAAGGTCGCCTCTGGAGGATCGGGCCGGTCCCGGCTAAGCTGAACGTCGACCTTCCGCCTCAGGTCCCCGCGACCTGCCGGGCATCGCAAGCGGCCGACACGCAAACGATTAAGACGGTTGATCTCCGAGATGACTGCTGGTCCCAACTTCGACAAACATGAACTGATTCCGGTCATCGCCCAGGACGAAGCGAGCGGCGACGTCCTGATGCTCGCCTACATGAACCGGGACGCTT
This region includes:
- the pepT gene encoding peptidase T, whose translation is MSDLLERFLRYVRIDTQSDDESPTAPSTAKQLELSRLLADECRQLGLEDVSCSEHGIVMATVPATVEHEAPTIVWNAHVDTSPEFSGTGVSPVVHENYDGSDIVLPGDPSRVVRVDENPELRDLVGGTIVTTDGTTLLGADDKSGIAVIMTAAARLMQQPDVAHGPIRICFTVDEEIGRGIDHLDFEKLGGVCGYTLDSGGVGTIDCETFSADLATVTVRGINTHPSEGKGVMVNAVRILSRFLDRLPMDTCSPETTDGREGFMHPYQIEGGVAESRAKIILRDFDTPKLAEYADRLRAIAGELSTEFPQAEIDVDIRKQYRNMGDGLKREPRAVAMAIEATRAAGIEPKLDIIRGGTDGALMTEAGLPTPNLSSGQHNPHSPLEWTSVEEMAKAVDVLVQLAVAWGTEHA
- a CDS encoding radical SAM protein; this encodes MPDSVLPQHRWHPRQFEQNRFVYPVLSRRSRGISIGVNLNPDKICNFDCIYCQVDRRSEAETRFVETEQLFGELDAMFDYCASGEIFKDPRFASVPPELQRVNDIAFSGDGEPTTYRNFDTLIGQVAERKRAHGLDAVKMVLITNASMFHRPVVQRGLEILDENNGEIWAKLEAGTAEYFQLVDRTRIPFQQILDNITAAAQKRPLVIQSLFMRVNGEPPSQEEFDAFLDRLSEIQTAGGQLRLVQVYTVARTPAESFVQPLTNSEVDAMAAAVTERTGIPAERYYGAS
- the cysC gene encoding adenylyl-sulfate kinase is translated as MAEQVATNVHWHDHSVTSEERKRLKGHKGCVLWFTGLSGAGKSTIANTVDHKLHALGKHTYLLDGDNIRHGLNKNLGFSAEDRAENIRRIGEVAKLFADCGVITLTAFISPYRVDRDNVRALLPEGEFVEIYVKASLETCEDRDPKGLYKKARAGEIKGFTGIDDPYEEPENAELILDSDGKGIDELADEVVAHLNQKGFLSL